The Arachis hypogaea cultivar Tifrunner chromosome 14, arahy.Tifrunner.gnm2.J5K5, whole genome shotgun sequence DNA window CTATAATTCTAGGTTGTGGGGTATTTGGTACATGAGGATGGTGAGACAGAGCTTCTCACTAGATGTGAGCTTCTAAGTTCTAACACACTTCTCGGTTCTGGCGCGATGGTTGCACGTTGTCATGTATCTACTGTTCTCTTTATGTTTCTGTTTCTCGCTCCCAACGAGAAGGCCACACCTAACAAACAATCATCTCTACTAATGACAAGAAGGAACGATTTAGTAGAGATAATTGAGCAGTTTTTAGTTCAATAAATAACTTAATGAATTTCACATAGAAAATGAACTAAAAGAGAAAAGCAATCACTCAGAGGCAtgcagaaaataaaagaaaataataaactaaaGAATATAAAGTCAAATCAGGAATTAATAAATtcagaaattaattaattaaagaatgGAAGTAAAAATAATgttgtttaattatattattgtatGGAGTGTAATCCACAAATGTGGATTTACAAAATTTAGTACTTTGTAAAATGTAGGTTATGTTTTGACTGCAACGGAAAAGTGAAAGCTGCATGCACGCTCCAAAATGCAGCTTGTATTTGACAGAGAAGTAACTTAAAATCTCGAAACGTGTTCCTGCTCCTTGCATGTAGACAAGGATTGAACGATTGACCGCTTAAAAACTTCCAAAACAGAAGTTACGTTTGGCAGCAATCAGGAGCAAAATGCAGGTTGTGTTTGGCAGACTTTCTGGCTGCATGAACGCCACGTGTTGGAGAATAGCGATGATGGAGTCTATAAAATACAAATCAAACGCAAAACGCAGAAAACAAGATAGAAGAGTTGAAAGGCTTGCTGAGAGAGAGGTCACAGTGAGGGGTTTTAAATTGTAAGGTTGTGCTCAGAATTTgtgggaggaagaagaaaaataaaaaatttagggtagatattataaaacaaaaaatagttcGTAATTTTACTAAACGTAAAAAAcacatttttgaatatttaaatcattctcaatgaataaataatttttttaatgtttaataatatatatatatatatatattatataataggtaattttattattattatcgttatTATTAACATTATTATTAGGGTTTATTATTGCTACTGTAAGTATACTATTATTATTAGtgacatcattattattattattattattattattattatttgttatatttaagtcattattattataattagtatattattatttgtttataacATTGGTTATAATAATGAGAataatttattgttattttttaataattaataatactgtttattaatttattattattatttagtgatttattattatttttatgataataatattactgtttaataaattatggttatcttatttttattaatcattatAAATATCTAAGTATCTGTTATTATTAACATTTTATTAACATTTTATTAACatagtattattttaaaaaaatgtcacGGTTcatgaaaattattattattattattattattattattattattattattattattattattattattattttctgttttaggAACAAGTATTGGATTAGTTATGATTAGTATATTGTTACATGTTTATAATAATGTCTgtgataaaaataatagttttttatcatattgttatttatgaataattattattattattattattattattattattattattattattaagttatCAGGAATTTGTTGTCCAGAAAACTAGATCTGCCAGAAACCTTTAATGAGGTAGCTGCAGCGTCATTAGCACTTATTGGGTTTCAATACATTTCGCGAGTTGGTGAAATGAGAGGCCATTCTACACTACTCAGTGCCTTGGTGGAACTATGGAGGCCGGAAATCCACACATTTCATCTACCGGTCAGTGAAGTGATGGTGACGCTAGAAGATGTGACGTATATTTTAGGCCTCCCGGTTAATGGGGAGTCTGTTACGGTTAGATCAGACAACAGTCACCAGTTTTTGGTGGAGAACTGCATCGCGTGTTTCGGTTGGGAGCTCGGTCCGCAAGATCACATCTTGGGTACGGTTAATCTTGCATGGGTCTGGCGGTACAGAGACACTGAGTCGTGTGACACGCAAGAGTCTGTTGAGCGGTATGTACGGGCTCACATTTTCTGCGTGTTCGGAACGGTTGTGTTTCTGGATAAGTCGACCACTTCACTGAACTCGAAGTTTCTGCCTCTACTTCGGGATTTCCACCGGATAGAAGGATACAGTTGGGGGGCAGCCAGTCTGGCACATTTATACAGATCGTTGTGTCGTGCATCACGATTCAACTGTAAAGAGATGGATGGACCACTTATACTATTTTTTGTTTGGCCATGGGAGCGTATGCTGTTCCTGGCGCTTGTTCCCCACGATCAGCTCGTTTATGTTGGGATTCCACTTGCACGACGGTATTCTTTTtaactgttattattattattattattattattattattattattattattattattattattattattattattgttctaaTTTTGTTTAGGTGGAGTCATTGGCGCCGGCATAAAAGATATATACGAAAGCCTACTGCGCATTTTAGGCGAGGACTCGATGACATGGGAGTCGACGATGTAAGTTTTAACCATTTATCTTAGGCTGCTTATCTAGAATAATAATTTTACTTATCGTGCCTTGTGGTTACTAATGTGCAGTTTATATGGCGGCCGTATATGGGAGTGGGGGTTTCGGATCAGCTCGCTGTCCATTTGTTTATGTGCTCCACATAGTCGCCATTAGTGTCATTCGAGTGTGTAGAGTGGCACCCGACAGACTGAGTTACACAACAGTTCGGTCTATAACAGCTTTCACCAGACTCGGCATTCGATCTTGGTCGTGATCATTGCAGGCGGTTGACAGGTCCTCAGAACCATGACTGGAGAGAGAGGAACATCTAGTGGGTTACCTTGTGGATTTCTGTACACCTTTTAAATTTCAGACATCTTGTACACGTCATGCACATATACTTGCCAATCAAAAAGCTGGTTAGCGCAAACATGCAAGAACGTGGCGACATGGGAGTCGCTCGACCTGGAAATGGCCACAGTCGCAGTGTCAGTGCGCAAGGTTAACAGTGTAAACGGAATCATTTTACATTTCACGAACCTCAAACATCTCATTGCGCCTGTCGAACCGATTGACCACAATGTTTTCTGCACGTCGAAAGCTTTCTTCAACTTTCTTCGTTGCAAATTTCGAATACGTGcattgtaagacccggttaattaacggctaattaacccataaatgagaatttattctagaaagccaaaaatgttatttttatggcttaatatgatagaggaaattgagacgagaatttcggtaccaattttatagaaatcggaccaagattggaccgaacgggccaaaccgggccaaccggacccaaagtaggCCCTTGGGCCAATataactaaaccctaaaacactcatttcagcactctctctcctcacttatcactcaaacacgctgaaatggagtgagggaggggaagaacactctctcaaacttctatctctcactttatcttcaaaccaccataacttttgatctagagctccgattaccGCATCGTTTGTGGCCACGTGTTCATCcaagagagctctacaaaacccatgcaatcaatcttgaggtaagccacgtttttctcttcgaaatttcagcccttgttttcgagtttcatggatgaaatgttgagattttgggctctttgatgttataggacccaactctcttgaaggagaaggttaatcttgtctccttagaccttgggtgtggtaagattctcaaccctagtgtaatttgttgttctatgatgttgggtattgagatgttgtgtatgggtatgatgattgtggcttaggttgtgtatatgtgaatattggagcttgattggtgactttggaaagcttgaaaagggagttttgtgtgataaaatctgttcttggaggtgttgagaccttgagagcttgaggaaaagtgatttggaagtgctccggttgagcttgggaaatcggctaaggtatggtctcggtttctcgtatctaatatgtaatgtggtaggaaatacttaggctagaggccctaagataggcattgaattgatgatgttgttgaatggttgagatatatgatgtgatcatatatgtgattatgaatattgatgccttgattgtgtgaaatatgagaaatgtatgttgtgatagatgcttgatgaatgattgaggttgaattggtgggtggtaccatgttgatggtgagtatgatgatgattatgtataatgatggttgattgaaaatggtattattggaaattgggatgaggaaggatgtatgacatgatattgtgtttgtcctttagccatttgattgagaagtgttaaaatggttggatgtggttttggaaattatggtaaagtgtcaatgtgtgagttgaggatggcttgatgttgattttggtacattttgattgatttcaaaaagggttgaaattggcatgttttgatcgattttgaaaagagttgaaaatggcttgttttgaaaaatggcactttgtggttttgtatgaaaacgtggtttttgggcatactttgacgggacataacttgaactacggatctctgttttatgCCAAaattgtttagaaatgaaattggatccgggatgtccatgccgttcaaaggacgggtgaaaaacgatttaaaatgagagagttatgtccgtcggaagattgggggttgaacctgtaaattctgcagcttttaacttaggaaatttttagcagaatgaccctccgcgcgtaggcacacttggcgcgtacgcgccgttcttcaagaaagcaccatccacgcgtgcgcgtggtgtgctcgggcgcgtcgatgcgctgcaccaaatgcccagctattttcccgagagttgtgccagagttgtgccagttttgtgcctggggtgcaagagcacccacgcgtacgcgtggctgacgcttgtgcgtcgtttggctatttttcaatctgTGCATCCgcacgtatgacgcttgcgcgtcgatgagttttgtggccatccacgcgtgcgcgtggagtgcgcgtacgtgtggccctgttttcatcccaaagttgatttttgagttttaaaagccaaatttcatacttctaagcctccgatctcaccacttatgtcttaaatcattatgatatgcctagcaatgagagaaggggctagtgaatgtggtaacttgcgagtgaagcaagggaaaatggatgatcattgaggatcaaagatgattatgtgagatgcggagaatgg harbors:
- the LOC112743036 gene encoding serine/threonine-protein phosphatase 7 long form homolog; this encodes MRGHSTLLSALVELWRPEIHTFHLPVSEVMVTLEDVTYILGLPVNGESVTVRSDNSHQFLVENCIACFGWELGPQDHILGTVNLAWVWRYRDTESCDTQESVERYVRAHIFCVFGTVVFLDKSTTSLNSKFLPLLRDFHRIEGYSWGAASLAHLYRSLCRASRFNCKEMDGPLILFFVWPWERMLFLALVPHDQLVYVGIPLARRWSHWRRHKRYIRKPTAHFRRGLDDMGVDDFIWRPYMGVGVSDQLAVHLFMCST